The Flavobacteriales bacterium genome includes a region encoding these proteins:
- a CDS encoding DNA cytosine methyltransferase, with protein sequence MQNGKIKAVDFFCSGGGMSFGMQQAGIQVIAGIDFDESCKETYESNIRGAEFIHADVFELKEEELENKLTLKKNDDQLVLIGCSPCQFWSIINTDKTKSSKSKNLLVEFSRFVKHFRPGYVVVENVPGIFRKKEESGLNEFIEWLETNGYKKPHFKIHNVNDYGVPQNRKRFTLIATRLSEDEIKPLEFEGEKRTVRDVLGEGNGFPKIEAGHIDKTNFRHSVSNISDLNKKRLKKVEQNGGNRFGFADDPELQLECFLGRDNSFKDTFGRLWWDRPSPTITTKFFSISNGRFVHPEEDRALSIREGATLQSFPKDYIFETKSIEKAARMIGNAVPPKYAEAIGRAIIESCK encoded by the coding sequence ATGCAAAATGGAAAAATCAAAGCAGTGGATTTTTTTTGTTCTGGAGGTGGAATGAGCTTTGGAATGCAACAAGCAGGAATACAAGTTATTGCTGGAATTGATTTTGACGAAAGTTGTAAAGAAACTTACGAATCTAACATAAGGGGAGCTGAATTTATACACGCAGATGTCTTTGAATTGAAGGAAGAAGAATTAGAAAATAAACTCACTCTCAAAAAAAATGATGATCAACTAGTCCTTATCGGCTGTAGTCCTTGTCAATTTTGGAGCATTATAAATACGGACAAGACAAAATCGTCCAAGTCCAAAAACCTTTTAGTTGAATTTTCACGCTTTGTCAAACATTTTAGACCTGGATATGTCGTTGTTGAAAATGTTCCAGGTATTTTTAGAAAAAAAGAAGAAAGTGGACTAAATGAATTTATTGAGTGGTTGGAAACAAATGGTTACAAAAAGCCTCATTTCAAAATTCACAATGTAAACGACTACGGTGTTCCGCAGAATAGAAAACGATTTACTTTGATAGCCACACGTTTATCCGAAGATGAAATAAAGCCACTCGAATTTGAAGGAGAAAAGCGTACAGTGAGAGATGTACTAGGAGAGGGAAACGGGTTTCCGAAGATTGAAGCTGGACACATCGACAAAACAAATTTTCGTCATAGTGTTTCAAATATTAGTGACCTCAATAAAAAACGTTTGAAAAAAGTAGAACAAAATGGAGGTAATAGGTTTGGTTTTGCGGATGACCCAGAGTTGCAGTTGGAATGCTTCTTAGGTAGAGATAATTCGTTTAAAGATACTTTTGGCCGTTTGTGGTGGGACAGACCTTCGCCGACGATTACAACCAAGTTCTTTAGTATTTCCAACGGGCGATTTGTTCATCCTGAAGAAGATAGAGCTTTGTCAATCAGGGAGGGGGCAACCCTACAGTCTTTTCCGAAAGATTATATTTTTGAAACAAAGAGTATTGAGAAGGCCGCCCGAATGATTGGTAATGCAGTCCCCCCTAAATATGCAGAAGCTATTGGTAGAGCTATTATAGAAAGTTGTAAATAG
- a CDS encoding patatin-like phospholipase family protein, which translates to MKKILRLIFNYYLVLKTCWFVLFFLVIGFFATVVFDQGQDIIKTLSLSGNSTVVRQTWFVYLAVSWWAWQSFRSARVTLHFSYFNFWQLQPGYALQAQVLIPRLLAIFPYLILSLAIYRAGKEMTGLIVLLLFSALALFVFLHLRKQIIVWIRGKKPFFEFFVPDYIPIKNGTYPASFIWNKQKSWVLFRVCLMAILVFALMQNPVELPQYLGSATIVLLGFGCWLIVATIIDFIQKIIKFPIAFSLVLMTLVFSFFNNNHAIRTIKNSSINRPDLETHFTQWLTPRLNKSDTTTVYLIMAEGGGLRSAYWTNSVLNKLADYNPQFKENTYAFSAVSGGSLGSVYQATNSKSKKNRGVFNKDLLAPVTSALIFSDLIQKFIPFPIKKLDRSRVLEKSFEDGIAQPETWQSGFLKNFANHHSPLLVLNATHVETGNRAIITNVRLNDLNKSHIIDLFDITQTDIPTSTAIGISSRFPFITPPALIQDKNGNSWGNLVDGGYYENLGLQTMLNVYQNLREICKRQHLNVKFRFVAIRNTKAFKTDKPLVGMAESLSPAITFTHIWGNNSDEVIENGRALIEANGDALYLLNLKRDDSENIPLGWYLSPEARHKIDQQTADISEARLKEILGG; encoded by the coding sequence TTGAAAAAGATATTACGGCTAATTTTCAACTACTATTTGGTTTTAAAAACCTGTTGGTTTGTGCTGTTCTTTTTGGTCATCGGTTTTTTTGCCACCGTTGTTTTTGATCAGGGGCAGGATATAATAAAAACACTTTCGTTGTCGGGCAATTCGACTGTTGTTCGACAGACTTGGTTTGTTTATTTGGCGGTAAGCTGGTGGGCTTGGCAAAGCTTTCGGTCAGCAAGGGTAACACTTCATTTCTCCTACTTTAATTTTTGGCAATTACAGCCTGGATATGCCCTACAAGCACAGGTTTTAATACCTCGATTGTTAGCCATTTTTCCCTATTTAATTTTGTCGTTAGCCATTTATAGAGCAGGAAAGGAAATGACCGGACTTATCGTGTTGCTTTTGTTTTCTGCATTAGCCCTGTTTGTTTTTTTACATTTGAGAAAGCAAATTATTGTTTGGATACGCGGCAAAAAACCCTTTTTTGAGTTTTTCGTACCGGATTATATCCCCATAAAAAACGGAACCTATCCGGCATCGTTTATTTGGAATAAACAAAAATCGTGGGTGCTGTTTCGGGTATGCTTAATGGCCATTTTGGTTTTTGCCTTAATGCAAAATCCAGTAGAGTTGCCTCAATACCTGGGCTCGGCCACCATCGTTTTACTCGGTTTTGGTTGCTGGCTTATAGTGGCCACCATCATAGATTTTATTCAGAAAATCATCAAATTTCCGATTGCATTCAGCTTGGTTTTGATGACTTTAGTTTTTAGCTTTTTCAACAACAACCACGCTATCCGAACCATCAAAAATTCTTCAATAAACCGCCCTGATTTAGAAACACATTTTACCCAATGGCTAACCCCACGACTAAATAAAAGTGATACCACAACCGTTTATTTAATAATGGCCGAAGGTGGCGGACTTCGATCTGCCTATTGGACCAATTCGGTTTTAAACAAGCTTGCCGACTACAACCCTCAATTTAAAGAAAACACTTATGCCTTTAGTGCTGTTTCGGGAGGCTCTCTTGGGTCGGTTTATCAAGCCACCAATTCAAAAAGCAAAAAAAATCGGGGGGTGTTTAACAAAGATTTACTGGCTCCAGTCACTTCTGCTCTCATTTTCAGTGATTTAATTCAAAAATTTATTCCATTTCCCATCAAAAAGTTGGACAGATCGAGAGTGTTAGAAAAATCGTTTGAAGACGGAATTGCCCAGCCTGAAACGTGGCAAAGTGGCTTCTTAAAGAATTTTGCAAACCACCATTCTCCCCTATTGGTGCTAAACGCAACGCACGTAGAAACAGGAAATAGAGCCATAATAACCAATGTTCGACTAAATGATTTAAATAAATCGCATATCATTGATTTGTTTGACATTACACAAACCGACATACCCACAAGCACCGCCATTGGCATTAGTTCAAGGTTTCCGTTTATTACACCCCCGGCATTGATACAAGATAAAAACGGCAACTCTTGGGGCAATTTGGTGGATGGCGGATATTATGAAAATCTCGGTTTGCAAACCATGCTCAACGTGTATCAAAATCTACGGGAAATATGCAAAAGGCAGCATTTGAACGTTAAATTTAGGTTTGTCGCCATTCGCAACACCAAGGCATTTAAAACGGACAAACCGTTGGTGGGCATGGCCGAATCGCTTTCTCCTGCCATTACATTTACCCATATTTGGGGAAACAATAGCGACGAGGTGATTGAAAATGGAAGAGCCTTAATAGAAGCCAATGGTGATGCACTGTATCTTTTAAACCTAAAACGCGATGACAGCGAAAACATTCCGCTTGGCTGGTATCTTAGCCCAGAGGCTCGGCACAAAATTGACCAACAAACTGCCGATATTTCAGAAGCAAGATTGAAGGAGATTTTGGGTGGGTAA
- a CDS encoding HD domain-containing protein, with amino-acid sequence MKKHLQHPIFKTVAKAAQTLNQPVFVVGGYVRDVLLNRPCKDIDFVTVGSGIELAKKVAEMLPNASEVNIFKNFGTAQIRQADWDYEFVGARKESYSRDSRKPIVEDGTLEDDQNRRDFTINALAISLNESNYGELLDPFGGISDLENKIIRTPLEPNITFSDDPLRMMRAIRFASQLGFKIEEETYQGIMEMAPRLEIISGERIIDEVNKIIMSPVPSVGFKLLFNTKLLHQFFPELVQLQGVEERNGLRHKDNFYHTLKVLDNVAENSNNLWLRWAAIMHDIAKPATKAFDEKEGWTFHGHEFLGSKMVKRIFRNLRLPQNHHQKYVEKLVLLHLRPIALTKEIVTDSAVRRLIFDAGEELDDLMLLCKCDITSKNEIKVERFLKNLDLVQQKIIDVEERDRIRNFEPVLSGEEIMEIFGLKPSKEVGIIKNALKDAVLDGEIKNIRPEAINFVLQKGKEIGLIPVSIN; translated from the coding sequence GTGAAAAAACACCTGCAACATCCTATATTTAAAACGGTGGCGAAAGCTGCCCAAACGCTGAATCAACCGGTGTTTGTAGTGGGGGGCTATGTGCGTGATGTTTTGCTAAATAGGCCCTGCAAGGATATTGATTTTGTTACGGTTGGCAGTGGCATTGAGTTGGCCAAAAAAGTGGCCGAAATGCTCCCAAATGCTTCGGAAGTAAATATTTTTAAGAATTTTGGAACTGCTCAAATTAGACAAGCCGATTGGGATTATGAATTTGTTGGTGCCAGAAAAGAATCATACAGCCGCGATAGCCGAAAACCCATTGTGGAAGATGGCACGCTGGAAGACGACCAGAACCGCAGGGATTTTACCATCAACGCATTGGCCATTAGCCTCAACGAATCGAATTATGGAGAGCTTCTTGACCCGTTTGGCGGTATTTCTGACCTGGAGAATAAAATAATTCGTACCCCATTAGAACCGAATATTACCTTTTCTGACGACCCCCTTCGTATGATGCGAGCCATCCGATTTGCCTCGCAATTGGGTTTTAAAATTGAGGAAGAAACCTATCAAGGTATCATGGAAATGGCTCCCCGTTTAGAAATTATTTCAGGAGAAAGAATAATTGATGAAGTCAATAAAATAATCATGTCTCCGGTGCCATCGGTGGGTTTTAAACTATTATTTAACACTAAATTATTGCATCAGTTTTTTCCGGAGTTGGTGCAACTTCAAGGTGTGGAGGAGCGGAATGGATTGCGGCATAAAGACAACTTTTATCACACCTTAAAAGTGTTGGATAATGTGGCCGAAAACAGCAACAACCTCTGGCTACGCTGGGCTGCCATTATGCACGACATTGCCAAACCGGCCACCAAGGCATTTGACGAAAAAGAGGGTTGGACATTTCATGGACATGAGTTTTTGGGTTCGAAAATGGTAAAACGCATTTTTCGAAATCTACGGTTGCCACAAAACCATCATCAAAAATATGTGGAGAAACTGGTGTTACTGCATTTACGACCTATCGCTTTAACCAAAGAAATTGTGACAGACAGTGCGGTTCGGAGGTTAATTTTTGATGCAGGAGAAGAGTTGGACGACCTGATGTTGCTGTGCAAATGCGATATAACTTCTAAAAACGAAATCAAAGTAGAACGGTTTTTAAAAAATCTTGACCTCGTGCAACAAAAAATCATAGATGTGGAGGAGCGGGACAGAATCAGAAATTTTGAACCCGTGCTGTCGGGCGAAGAAATCATGGAAATATTTGGGTTGAAGCCATCAAAAGAAGTTGGAATTATAAAAAATGCGTTGAAAGATGCAGTTTTGGATGGAGAAATTAAAAATATTAGACCGGAGGCCATTAATTTTGTGCTGCAAAAAGGCAAAGAAATTGGTCTGATTCCGGTTTCAATTAACTGA
- a CDS encoding tail fiber domain-containing protein: MITTRKKSNAKKNILNIAKIMTIAVLSMVGYNTANAQLKVGENESTIQPSSLVELESTSKGLLLPRMTTTQRDAISSNGSFVSSKSHGLLIYNTTEGCVNWWNNELNSWISPCSNTDSLTNDHDYYVYVRTSNNRTDSIPMDITKDLWTQGTVVWGAQSNSASGSNAATWGINNTLSGNNSAAWGNNNTVTSTNSFATGINDTVSGHHSAVWGTANNVSSLNSAAWGTQNKVSADQSTAMGSKNTVTGPHSAVWGSLNVVSGSQVGVTGVQNTVNASRSFVAGNANTVDNALNSDIADAFVGGNSNVVKVDNAVVVGLQNYVEGENLAVFGAYNSGSGVQGGIIAGIQDTVTGNYSAAWGNTNRISGDNSAAWGATNTVSGLNSTAYGSSNSSTGFNAAVWGTANKNEGNESLVLGNSNYNKSTRGITAGILNYSGDGSGNFVSGYSDTIFDGVSNSINIGQQNVISGTANQAAFGSNNRLEGHSNITWGAYNKILNGSGGLSYSNAIGGQGNILTDSSTYNHVVGRSNYVSRNEYAEVCGYIDTAISATSIFMSGTLNYLNGGSYSAVWGYSNRITGTSSAVFGLSNNVSGKQSAVWGTNNTLSGNNSSVIAGTGLTGAANNTAYADKIVINSGTVGGAAITSDRRLKTNIVANPYGLETVMQLRPVEYDKKAKLASNEYDRHEMGFIAQEIKEIIPQIVDSATNAYNEQILAVDYNSLIPVLTKAIQELKAENDALKEELENTNEASAAKVTSLEAQLALIQVALQAKGIEVSTAEVTVKD, translated from the coding sequence ATGATTACTACAAGAAAAAAGAGCAATGCAAAAAAGAACATTTTGAACATTGCAAAAATTATGACCATTGCTGTGCTGAGCATGGTTGGCTACAACACGGCCAATGCCCAATTAAAAGTGGGCGAAAACGAATCAACCATTCAACCCAGTTCACTTGTGGAGCTTGAAAGCACCAGCAAGGGTTTGTTGCTACCCCGTATGACCACAACCCAGCGGGATGCCATAAGCAGCAATGGTAGCTTTGTAAGTTCCAAAAGCCATGGTTTGCTTATTTACAACACAACAGAAGGATGCGTAAACTGGTGGAACAATGAGTTGAACAGTTGGATTAGCCCTTGTAGCAACACCGACAGCCTTACAAACGACCACGATTACTACGTCTATGTAAGAACATCCAACAACCGGACGGATTCCATTCCCATGGACATTACCAAAGATCTTTGGACACAAGGAACCGTTGTGTGGGGTGCACAAAGCAACTCGGCAAGTGGTTCGAATGCTGCCACATGGGGTATTAATAATACATTATCTGGAAACAACTCTGCCGCTTGGGGAAATAATAATACAGTGACAAGTACCAACTCTTTTGCCACAGGTATTAATGATACAGTATCCGGACATCACTCCGCCGTTTGGGGTACTGCCAATAATGTATCTAGCTTAAATTCTGCAGCTTGGGGAACACAAAACAAAGTAAGTGCAGATCAATCAACAGCCATGGGTTCAAAAAACACAGTAACGGGTCCTCATTCTGCGGTTTGGGGATCTCTAAACGTTGTGTCCGGATCTCAAGTAGGTGTAACAGGTGTTCAAAATACTGTTAATGCAAGCCGTTCTTTTGTGGCGGGAAATGCTAATACGGTTGATAACGCATTAAATTCTGATATAGCAGATGCCTTTGTGGGAGGAAATAGTAATGTGGTGAAAGTAGATAATGCAGTAGTTGTGGGTTTGCAAAACTATGTTGAGGGAGAAAATTTAGCGGTTTTTGGTGCATATAATAGTGGTTCTGGTGTTCAAGGAGGAATAATTGCAGGAATTCAAGATACCGTTACGGGTAATTATTCTGCGGCTTGGGGAAATACCAACCGCATTTCGGGCGACAACTCCGCAGCGTGGGGTGCCACCAACACCGTTTCAGGACTCAACTCTACTGCTTATGGAAGTTCAAATAGCTCTACCGGATTTAATGCCGCTGTGTGGGGTACTGCAAATAAAAATGAAGGGAATGAGTCGTTGGTGTTAGGAAATTCAAATTATAACAAATCTACTCGAGGCATAACAGCCGGTATTTTAAATTACTCTGGTGATGGGTCTGGAAATTTTGTTTCAGGTTATTCAGATACAATATTTGATGGAGTTTCAAATTCAATAAATATCGGTCAACAAAACGTTATTTCCGGTACAGCCAACCAAGCAGCATTTGGATCAAACAATAGGCTTGAAGGACATTCTAATATTACTTGGGGAGCATACAATAAAATTCTTAATGGCTCAGGAGGTTTGTCTTATTCAAACGCAATTGGTGGACAAGGCAATATACTCACGGATTCAAGTACCTACAATCATGTTGTTGGAAGGTCAAATTACGTTTCAAGAAATGAGTATGCCGAGGTGTGCGGATATATTGATACCGCCATTTCTGCAACCAGTATTTTTATGTCTGGCACTCTAAATTACTTAAACGGTGGAAGCTATTCTGCGGTTTGGGGGTATTCCAATAGGATAACAGGAACAAGCTCTGCCGTATTCGGCCTTAGCAATAATGTTTCAGGTAAGCAGTCTGCTGTTTGGGGAACAAACAATACACTCTCAGGTAACAACTCATCCGTAATTGCAGGTACAGGTTTAACTGGAGCAGCAAACAACACAGCTTATGCCGACAAAATTGTAATCAACTCAGGTACAGTGGGTGGTGCTGCCATCACTTCTGATAGAAGGTTAAAAACGAACATCGTTGCCAACCCTTATGGTTTAGAAACCGTAATGCAGCTTCGTCCAGTAGAATACGACAAAAAAGCAAAATTAGCTTCTAACGAGTACGACCGACATGAAATGGGATTCATAGCTCAAGAAATAAAAGAAATTATTCCTCAAATTGTAGATTCTGCCACCAATGCCTACAATGAGCAAATACTTGCGGTGGACTACAATAGCTTAATTCCTGTTCTTACCAAGGCCATTCAAGAGCTAAAAGCTGAAAACGATGCGTTGAAAGAGGAATTGGAAAATACCAATGAAGCATCGGCAGCAAAAGTGACAAGTTTAGAAGCTCAATTGGCTCTTATACAAGTTGCTTTGCAAGCAAAAGGCATCGAAGTAAGTACTGCTGAGGTAACGGTTAAAGATTAA
- the miaA gene encoding tRNA (adenosine(37)-N6)-dimethylallyltransferase MiaA: protein MSEQKKYLIVIGGPTASGKTALAIELAKHFDTEIISADSRQFYKELNIGVAKPSLEELQSAKHHFIGHISIHNPLSAGEFEKQALSVLENLFKTRDVAIMVGGSGLFINAILHGFHEAPKDDGSIRKKLENQYAQHGLTYLQNELKRIDSDYYNKIDLQNPQRLMRAIERVLLSGKTNEEQTAKQLSNRHFEILEFAIDYPREELYNRINQRVDEMIKNGLIAEVENLAPFKQLNALQTVGYAELFDYFDGKSTLNEAVDKIKQNTRRYAKRQITWFKNKSNSAWIDNNIGFDFIKSHLDFYSTPST, encoded by the coding sequence TTGTCAGAACAAAAGAAATATCTCATCGTTATTGGTGGACCCACGGCTTCGGGCAAAACGGCACTGGCCATTGAGCTTGCAAAACATTTTGACACCGAAATCATTTCTGCCGATTCCAGACAGTTTTATAAAGAACTAAATATTGGTGTTGCAAAACCCTCATTGGAGGAATTGCAAAGTGCAAAACACCATTTTATTGGCCACATTTCCATTCATAATCCATTGTCGGCAGGCGAGTTTGAAAAGCAAGCCCTTTCTGTGCTTGAAAATCTATTTAAAACACGGGATGTAGCTATTATGGTAGGCGGAAGTGGCCTTTTTATCAATGCCATTTTGCATGGTTTTCATGAGGCACCCAAAGACGATGGAAGCATCCGCAAAAAATTAGAAAACCAATATGCACAACATGGATTAACCTATTTGCAAAACGAACTGAAACGAATAGATTCAGACTATTACAATAAAATAGACCTACAAAATCCACAACGGCTTATGCGAGCCATTGAGCGGGTGTTGCTTTCCGGAAAAACAAACGAAGAACAAACTGCCAAACAATTATCAAACCGTCATTTTGAAATACTCGAATTTGCCATTGATTACCCACGAGAAGAACTATACAATCGTATTAATCAGCGGGTGGACGAAATGATAAAAAATGGCTTGATAGCCGAGGTCGAAAATTTAGCACCATTCAAACAATTAAACGCCCTTCAAACGGTGGGTTACGCAGAATTGTTCGACTATTTCGATGGAAAAAGCACACTTAATGAGGCTGTTGATAAAATAAAACAAAACACCCGCCGCTATGCCAAACGTCAAATAACCTGGTTTAAAAACAAGAGCAATTCGGCGTGGATTGATAATAACATAGGCTTCGATTTTATCAAATCTCATCTCGATTTTTATTCAACCCCAAGTACATAG
- a CDS encoding type IX secretion system membrane protein PorP/SprF, with protein MRKLTLIAYFLVVASSLFAQNFDLINNKELPELNKLNPAFTGVLNRLRFMYNQSATTDLGFETRLFKSSNHFGVYATFDGIDHIQRKSFNAQYARNIELKNNLNLKLAANVNYQIRLFHRGNEVNFSFKDFNGFEYHVDSLNIKDFSTQQEVFDLGIGTALLWKNLVLGFNVNHLNQPDINLQNSQSLKSKIEMNAQLMGFFKLGKLMAAPTAIYAQQGSDVFSSLGLNLTYKNLGITGQYEDLNSQTGYDFGLTYRYKKRHLLNISYRSNLTTTSNTKDGILTATVNSTLFKPKKELDGVLDKIKLVY; from the coding sequence ATGAGAAAATTAACGCTTATTGCCTATTTTTTAGTTGTTGCCTCCAGTCTTTTTGCACAAAATTTTGATTTAATAAACAACAAAGAACTTCCGGAGTTAAACAAATTAAATCCAGCATTTACAGGGGTTTTAAATAGGCTACGGTTTATGTACAACCAATCAGCTACCACTGATTTGGGTTTTGAAACAAGGCTTTTCAAATCATCGAACCACTTTGGTGTTTATGCCACTTTTGACGGCATTGACCACATTCAGCGAAAGTCGTTTAACGCCCAATATGCCCGAAATATTGAACTAAAAAACAACCTGAATTTGAAATTAGCAGCCAATGTCAATTATCAAATTCGCCTTTTTCATCGCGGCAATGAGGTAAATTTTTCGTTTAAAGACTTTAACGGATTTGAATATCATGTCGATTCATTAAACATTAAAGACTTCAGCACACAACAAGAAGTGTTTGATTTGGGCATAGGAACGGCTCTTTTATGGAAAAATTTGGTATTGGGATTTAATGTAAATCACCTAAACCAGCCTGATATAAACCTTCAAAACTCCCAAAGTCTAAAATCAAAAATAGAAATGAACGCTCAATTGATGGGGTTTTTTAAACTTGGAAAATTGATGGCCGCCCCCACAGCCATTTATGCTCAACAAGGCAGCGATGTTTTTTCGAGTTTAGGGTTAAATCTGACTTATAAAAATTTAGGCATAACAGGACAATATGAAGATTTGAACAGCCAAACAGGATATGATTTCGGCTTGACCTATCGATATAAAAAACGACACTTGCTCAACATTAGTTATCGCTCAAATCTTACCACCACGTCCAATACGAAAGATGGCATTTTGACGGCAACGGTAAATTCAACACTATTTAAACCCAAAAAAGAACTTGACGGGGTTTTGGATAAAATAAAGTTGGTTTATTAG
- a CDS encoding type II toxin-antitoxin system ParD family antitoxin → MKNTSISLGSYFDQFVSKQVSAGRYKNVSEVIRAGLRLLEDEESRAATLRNAIQQGIDSGIAHDFDPQKHLAKLKAQNRKDGKI, encoded by the coding sequence ATGAAAAATACATCAATATCTCTCGGTAGTTATTTCGACCAGTTTGTGAGTAAACAAGTTTCAGCCGGGCGTTATAAAAATGTTAGCGAAGTTATTCGTGCCGGACTTCGACTTTTGGAGGATGAGGAAAGTAGAGCTGCCACTTTAAGAAATGCCATCCAGCAAGGTATTGACAGTGGTATAGCTCACGACTTTGATCCTCAAAAACATCTTGCCAAACTAAAAGCCCAAAATAGAAAAGATGGCAAAATATAA
- a CDS encoding MBL fold metallo-hydrolase, translated as MKITFLGTGTSQGVPIIACQCHVCQSVDEKDKRLRSSILVETENTSIVIDTGPDFRQQMLRAKAKKLDAVVFTHGHKDHTAGFDDIRAFNYVQQADMQVYCDVRVEQVLRKDFDYAFADFKYPGVPEVKLHRIENKIFTIGDITLTPIEVHHYKLPVFGFRINDFTYITDANYITDIEIEKIKGTKILVLNALRKEPHISHFTLDEAIEMAQKIGADITYFTHISHQLGLHQNVQHELPKSMFLAYDGLTIQL; from the coding sequence TTGAAAATAACGTTTTTGGGTACCGGAACCTCGCAAGGTGTTCCCATTATTGCCTGTCAATGCCATGTTTGTCAATCAGTGGATGAGAAGGACAAGAGATTGCGGTCGTCTATTTTGGTGGAGACCGAAAATACGAGCATTGTTATTGACACCGGCCCTGATTTTAGACAGCAAATGCTTCGGGCTAAGGCCAAAAAATTGGATGCTGTGGTATTTACGCATGGCCACAAAGACCACACCGCCGGATTTGATGATATTCGGGCGTTTAATTATGTGCAACAAGCCGATATGCAAGTGTATTGCGATGTGCGGGTGGAGCAAGTTTTACGCAAGGATTTTGACTATGCTTTTGCCGATTTTAAATATCCCGGCGTGCCTGAAGTAAAACTGCATCGTATTGAAAATAAAATCTTTACAATTGGAGATATAACGCTCACTCCCATTGAAGTGCATCATTACAAATTGCCGGTTTTTGGTTTTAGAATAAATGATTTTACCTATATAACCGATGCCAATTATATCACTGACATTGAAATAGAAAAGATAAAAGGAACAAAAATCTTGGTGTTAAATGCCTTGCGTAAAGAACCGCATATCTCGCATTTCACTTTGGATGAAGCCATTGAAATGGCACAAAAAATTGGTGCTGATATTACCTATTTTACGCACATTAGCCATCAATTAGGCTTGCACCAAAATGTGCAACATGAACTTCCTAAATCTATGTTTTTGGCTTATGACGGACTTACAATTCAACTATAA
- a CDS encoding type II toxin-antitoxin system RelE/ParE family toxin: MAKYKLTKKAVEDLTEIWDYTFDEWSEKQADIYYQLFLENFQHIADDPNIGKKYDVIEDNLMGLRVSRHIIFYRRLNDKTIEITRILHGRMDLKNRMEE, encoded by the coding sequence ATGGCAAAATATAAACTGACAAAAAAAGCAGTCGAAGATTTAACTGAAATATGGGATTATACTTTTGACGAGTGGTCTGAGAAACAAGCCGACATATATTATCAATTGTTTCTTGAAAATTTCCAGCACATTGCGGACGACCCCAACATTGGGAAAAAATACGATGTAATAGAGGATAATCTTATGGGATTGCGGGTAAGTCGACACATTATATTTTATCGAAGATTGAATGACAAAACCATTGAAATAACGAGGATTTTGCATGGACGAATGGATTTGAAAAATAGAATGGAGGAATGA